The Fusobacterium russii ATCC 25533 sequence TCATATGATCTTTATCAAGATATATTAATAAATATAAGTGATAGGAGATTTGAAAGATTTAAAAAATAATTGAACGCAACTATCCTAAGTTTGAAGGATTTATTAAAACAGCTCTTAAAACATTTAAGAAATATTTTGAATACATTGAAAACTCTCTTTCTTTTTCATATTCAAATGGAAGAATTGAAGGGGTAGTAAGAAAAATAAAAGTATTAAAAAGTATTGCATATGGTTATAAAAGTTTTCT is a genomic window containing:
- a CDS encoding transposase — protein: MKTALKTFKKYFEYIENSLSFSYSNGRIEGVVRKIKVLKSIAYGYKSFL